A window of Marmota flaviventris isolate mMarFla1 chromosome 11, mMarFla1.hap1, whole genome shotgun sequence genomic DNA:
ATCTGCACCAGAATGCTTTGAAAGTCTCCTGTATTGTTCAGTGGGGGAGCTGTTATCACCAGTTAAGGAATACCTGAATTATTGCCATCATCTAGTGACATTTGACTTTTCCCTCCTGTGATTTGGTGTAATGAGACTGTTTTCATCCCTTCTCCTTGATTCTTAGCATTCTGGGGCTCTAGAGGCAGAGCGTTGGGGCCCTGTTTACCTTAATGAATGCTAGCTTTCTGTGGATAGTCCTTCATCTAACATGTTTCCTAAACCCTCAGCCCACAATTACATATAAGGTAGTGAGAATTCAGACCTGTGACATCCATTATGGACTCAAATGACAGGGCTCCTGTGTGGGTATTTAAGAGTATTCTGGGTTATGTCCGAGGTGTTGTCTTTGGGCTTGAGGTtttaatgttgttgttttttccctgATCCCTTTTTGTTGACAAGTTGCTGTAAACCATTAGATTAGTTTTTAGTGTACCCTagaatctacttttttttaatcGAATGAATATTAATTGGCGGTTTCATTCTTCCGTGTGTCTTGGTGAGAAGACCTAGGCCTTGAAGTCCAAGTCCTAACTCTGCCTCTTAGTGGCAGTGTGACTTGGTTTTCTTGCTTACTGATCCTGAGATTCTGCCTCTATAAAATGAGGCAGAATTGTCTACCTTCCTGAAAGGTTAGAGGAGTCTGATATCCTAGCTGAATCCTGTGTTTCTTGTAAACACTGCTGTAAGCCTTGAGTGCATAGCCAAGTCCTTGCTGTCTTAGGAGTTGCTCTCCTAGGAAATAATGGAatgattaaatttttaacatGAGCCAGGTACTACTTcatggcatacacacacacacatccacacatcaCATTTAATTCTGTCAACCCCAGGCagcaattattattgttattcctATTTTGAGAAAACTGATTCTGAGAAAAATTAGTTGTGGAGGAAGTAGGATTTGAATTCAGACTATCTGGCTCTGGAGgaggcagctttttttttctttttttcccttgaggtactagggattgaatccagggccttactcATGCTAGCAAGCAGTCTTCCACTGATGTagcctgagctacatccctgacccttattattttgagataaaatcttagtgagttgcctaggctggcttgacctgtgctcctcctgcctcaggctcttgagtcactgggattataggcacccGCTACAGCCCAGTGCAGAGTGGTatgcacctgtgatcccagcaatttggcaggaggattaaaagttcatggctagccccagcaactcagcaaggccttcagtgacttaataagaccctgtctcaaatttaaaaggctgtggatgtagcttaatggtaaagcacacctgggttgaattcctagtacaaaaaaaaaaaaaaaaaatggagaggtgTGCACTTCACTTAGTTTGGAGGCAGCATTTTAAACCAAGACATTCTGCTCCCTTTCGGCTATATAAGACAATGACATTCATGCTCAGAATATCAAGTACATAGGGATTTCTCAAACCTGAGCCATTTGCactggtacatacctataatcccagtgacttgggaggctgaggcaagagaattgaaagattgaggccagcctcagcaatttagcaagaccctgtctcaaaataaaacagagtgGGAATCTAGTTTGGGGcaaaagcacctctaggttcaatcccagtaccaaaaaaaagaagcagcagcaccTGTTTCAAGCCAGACATTGAAGTATACAAGTCGTTATTCCTTAGCTACAGGCAGCTTTCATCTCAGAGTTGCCCTAGCTGTGTATTTTGtcatgaataattataaaatttttatattcccTTAGCCTAAAGTGACAAATTGCTTGTGTAGAAACAATGTCATTGCAAATGGATATGTAGCTATCTAATTTTAAAGGTTGTAGAATTTATAACCAAAATTGTATGTTGTAGAGCAGTGCCTAAAAAGACAGTTGTGGGCCGGGTgtggtgactcatgcctgtaatcccagtaatttgggaggctgaggcaagaggatcacaagtttgaggccagccttggcatcttagtgagatcctgtctcaaaataaaaactaaaaatgacaggttgtagcttaatggtaaagtgcTGAATTCAActcccagtatttaaaaaaaaaaaaaaagataagccatTGCGACTGGAGgtgtaactcattggtagagtcttgcctagtatgtgtaaagccTTAGGTTCCACTCCCagaccacaaaataataaataaataaataaaaatgaaagaagagacagTTACGGCCAGAGAGTTCCAattactctggaggttgaggcaggaggattgttcaagcccaggagttcaaggttagcctgagCAACAAGAGATCACTGTCTcaaaaacatgggctggggttgtactcAGTGGTTCAGTACAACACTTGcttaacacatgtgaggcactgggtttgatccttagcaccacataaaaataaataaaggttttgtgtctgtaatctacaacttaaaataaaaaaagttatgtGATACATGTccaaatttcagagaaaatacaaatgtataTGGCTAAAGCAATAACAAATAAAAGGACTTGAGAAGAAACTATAATTTTCTGAAGTCCTCAGAATTTTACAAACTCCGTTGTTATCAACATTGAAATACCTaggatttatttttctgattctgcTTAAGGTTGTTACTTTTCAGACAACAGAAAAAGGACCTTTCgctttttaagggaaaaaaattttagtagaaatacattccttcctcccctcacATCATCAGATGGGATGCCCTGGTCCCCTAGTCTATGTGATGCTGCATTTTGTTAAACTGGGTGGCTTCGTATCTCTTTGCCTGGCTATGACAGGGCAGAAATGGCTACCTCACAAAAGGACTGTGAAGCTTGGGTCATTTGTGTAAATAAAGGTTTCCAGTAGGTTGCaagggggtttttttgtttgttttttgatttttggtttttttttttaatatggtctTGAAAGGATAGAGATGTATAGAAATTGGAGAGAGTTCAGAGGGGAACCAAAGAAAATGAGGGAGGGGTTAATAAGGGAAAGCTGTGTAGACAAACAGGTGGGAGCCTTGTGTTAGAGGGTGTGCATTTTTCAGAATGACAGCTAATAGCTTTTCATCTTCACTCTTGTCTGAGACTGAAATTACACAGATTTAAGTTAGTGATGAGAAAAATGCTAAAAGGATGTGGTTAACAAGGAAAAGCCTGAAAGTTCCTCTGAAGTTCTTTAAAATTAGGATGGTTCAATTTGGAGCCTCTGAAAAAGGTAGAGAAAGCAACCTAAGCCTGACGGTTAGGGGCGGTCTTGCAGTTGTTCTTGAAATGTTCTCATCCTCAGCATGTGCATGATGGCTCTGCTCTTCTGCCCTGGGGTGTCCTAAGAAAGAGGGAGCAGCTTATTTCCTGCCGCTGTCCTTGGTGGCCATAAACTTAATAGAACTACTTTAGGAAAAATTTAGAGGTCTGTGATCTAGAACTCAAGGTCTCTTCTAGCCCTCTTGGTCTATAAACCTTATTGACCATACGTCCTGGAGGCAGGTGGAAAAGAGAATTTGATAACTCTTACCTGGCCCATGTGGACTCTTTTGTTCTCTTCTTTTAACCATTCAAATTTGTACTTAACTGTTTTCTTTTGGGTTAGGATTCTGCAGTATTCCAGACCACGAGCACCAAATCAGGATGGGAAAAAGACGCTGTGTTCCTCCACTTGAGCCCAAGTTGGCAGCTGGCTGTTGTGGGGTCAAGAAGCCCAAATTATCTGGAAGTGGAACTCATAGTCACGGGAACCAGTCCACAACTGTCCCCGGCTCTAGTTCAGGACCTCTCCAAAACCACCAGCATGTGGACAGCAGCAGTGGACGGGAGAATGTGTCGGACTTAACTCTGGGACCTGGAAACTCTCCCATCACACGAATGAATCCCGCATCGGGAGCGCTGAGCCCTCTTCCCCGGCCCAATGGAACTGCCAACACCACTAAGAATCTGGTGGTGACTGCAGAGATGTGCTGCTATTGCTTTGACGTACTCTACTGTCACCTCTATGGCTTCCCACAGCCACGACTTCCTAGATTCACCAATGACCCCTAGTGAGTAAATTAGGTGCAGGGGACACTAAGGAGGGGATGATGGGATCTTCTGAGGTCATTTTCTTTATAGAGTGTCTGCTGCTTAAAAAAAACTGCAACACCATTTGAGTAAAGGGGAGTGATGAGAAATGTCCAGATACTATTTAGAACAATTAGTGGATTCAGTAATGGAAAGAGGCTATGTTGTATTTGaagtaggtttaagtttattgttacaGTAATGTTCTGGAAATCAGAGGCATTTCAATCTTGACTTTTCTGTTCATGTGGCAGTGGGTAGTCATTTAACCTTTTGCATAGAAAAGTGACATCATCATACCATCCTGTTAAAGTCCAAGTGAATTGGGACTGTCTGTGGGCCAGGCAGGAATCTAGGAGCTCTCATTCATTGAAAGCTAATGTTCTTAATAAGGGACACCTCCACTGTATCATCTACAATATCACAGTATCCTATAGGGCCACTGACATCCCATCAGGGAAACTCAGAATCAGCTTTACTGGATTTTACTTCAGGGCTATTGTTTGTTCTAAGACCTCTAAAGGTGTCCATGATTTCAATGAGCTGTGAGTGTGTTGTGTgcatttacttacttacttactttattATTTCGGGGGcaggtaccaggtattgaacccagggatgcttaaccactgagccatatcctcaatctttttattttttgagacaggatcttactaagttgcttagagcctcagtaagtttctgagcctggtttcaaatttggaatcctcctgccttggcctcctgagttgctgggattacaggcttgcaccactatgcctggttaATGAGCAGTATTTCTAAAGTACAAATAAACAGGAATAAACTCATACTGCTGTCTTCTCTCTCAAAACTGGAAATAGCTGGGCTgaggtatagctcagtaatagagtacgtgcctagcatgcatgaggtcctgggtttgattcccaaaaccacaaaggaaaaaaaagaatgaatgaatgaacaagcaAGCAGCTCTGAGCTAACTTTGAAAAGCACCAGtgcttttggatttttgtttttagggAGTGCTTTTGGAGCATTCATTAATATAAGATCATGTCTCAACTTTTAATGCCATGCTAAGGCTGTACAGAGCTCTGGGCAGcaagttggggtggggggtatAAAGAAAAGGGTCTTGCCCTCAGGAGGCTGGTCATTGAGTTGGTGAATCACACAGAGAGAAATAGTAGTTACTCCTGTATATGAATCAGAGTGaggaaatgtggagaaaaaaaatgtgctgacTTTTTAGGGATGTCTTGCCATAAGGTACTATGATCAGGAAACTCCCGAGGGAGCCAGGGTGCAGTAGTGCAttcattcctgtaatcctagtggcttgggagactgaggcaagaggatcgcaagttcacagccagtctcagcaacagtgaggcgctaagcaactcggtgagaccctatctctaaataaaataccaaatagggtgggatgtggctcagtggttgagtgcccctgagctcaatccccagtaccaaaaaaagaaaaccaatctgAACAGGTGCAGATCCTAATCCTGGTTAAGATATAGGTGTCCTGTATAGGAAAGGAATTTGGGATTGGTAGCCTCAAGTGTAGGATTTAGTTCAGAGCTTCAGGTTCTGTATTTTTACCCTGTGGGTAGTAGAGGTATTGAGAAGGTTTTGAGTAGGTTTGAGGATAGTAGCTTTGTCTGATACTGTGCAGGTGCTTTATTGGAAGGAAATGGTGGAAAATCTACTGGAATCCTTTGTAACAATGATCAAAGAAGTAGATAACTAAACATTCAGGTTGCATTTGAGAAGCGATTAACTCAATAGTCTAAAGAGGTAATAGCCTTCAGAATGTGAAGggatcacacacacaaaaaaaatcttcacaatcAATCTGATAAAAGCTTTGGCCTAGGAACAAAAAAGGAACTTCTGTTAATAAAAAGCTTTCTTGAGAaggcattttcttttctgaaaatttatgAACAGGAAAAAATTGTAGTTGCCAGGGGCAGTTATAATTATGGGAACAACACGGGCTTGCAGAGAATTCTTGCAAATAAAGGAGGCCaagaggatgcagagaaaggTGTATCATTATGAAAGATGGGGCTGGGTGATGTGGCTACCCATAAAAAGAGAGTACATGAGGAGAGAATATGGAGAATTAGAAGGAAAAGTTGAATTCTGggcaaagaagaggaaaatagcCCATAAATTTGTCAGAGTGAGTGGAAACTCTCAGTTTGGAGTATAGGAAAGGTTGTTCAGAGAGCCTTTCTTCAGGAAAGTTTTCTGTTTCTAGCCAGAACTGAACAGCTTACAGAAAGCCAGAGTTCTCCAGGTAACTGGCAGTTCAGAAAATGCTTTTGGGCAGTAACAGAAAGAAACATTATCCATGATTAATTTGGGGCTGGacaatgttttttggttttttttttttttttttagtccccTCTTTGTGACGTGGAAGACAGGGCGGGACAAGCGTCTTCGTGGCTGCATCGGGACTTTCTCAGCCATGAATCTTCATTCAGGACTCAGGGAATATACGTTAACCAGGTAATGACACTGGGCATTAAGAACTGTATACAAATTGTCTAGAATTGGAAACAAATTGCCTGACTTCCATTCTTCTAAGTGATACATTTTAAGCATTCCTTTTTTGGTAAACAGAAAATGTAAGGAACTTTATCTGGTGAGTCACTATCAATTCCTATATAGACAGctaatattaacatattaatattGATGGATGGTAGATGCTGTCTGTATGTGTCAGGATTCATGACTATGTGAGCTCTGTGGCATGTAATGTCTCTCAACTCCAGAGCAACCTCACTTATGTTTTCTATCCCCCTCCAGTGCACTTAAGGACAGCCGATTTCCCCCCCTGACCCGAGAGGAGCTGCCTAAACTTTTCTGCTCTGTCTCCCTCCTTACTAACTTTGAGGATGCCAGTGATTACCTGGACTGGGAGGTGAGAACAGCCGCATTTGGAACTCTGCATCTCTCGTTGCATTTGGGTTCGGGTTAGTACATGGTAATGTATCTCCTTTATTGAGAGGGTCTAAGAATGTGAAAGCTGAGTATGGAACCAAATATGGGCAACATAGGTGACAGAAAAAGTGCTGCTCAATTAGGAGTAAGAGGAAATGTAAATGTAAAGGCTTTCTtctgctggacacagtggcacatacctgtagtcccagtgacttgggaggctgaggcagaggatctaAAGTTTGAGtccaatctgggcaatttagcaagaccctatctcaaaaaataaaaattggctggaggtgaagctcagtggtagaatgctcctgaATTGTCCCCCGTACAGCTGAgatatgaataagtaaataaggaaagaaagactgACTTTTCCCACTCTGTTCTACCTCCTCCTTCCACATCTAATAAGAAataatagccaggcacagtggtgcatacctgcaatcccagccacttgggagcccaaggcaagagaatcacaagttcaatggcaaaatgaaaaaaaggtggcaaaaaaaaaaaagcccttagttcaatctttaaaaaaagaaagaatgaatgaatgggataaccaaatagaaaatattccagATTCCTCTTGGCAGCTCTTGAAATATagcttttattttgatgtggCCTGTATACCTGAAAGAGTTAGTCATGGAAAGCAAGAAGTTCTCTGGGAAGAAGAGTCAAGCAGATCAGGAATGTGTTGATTTATATGTGGGTGACTAAAGTTCCATTAGAATAAGTAAATGCCATTTACTTGATTGTGTTTTTCTATAGGTAGGGGTCCATGGGATTCGAATTGAATTCATCAATGAAAAAGGTGTCAAACGCACAGCCACATATTTACCTGAGGTTGCTAAGGAACAAGGTGAGTTGGACGAATGGGCATTTAGCAGTTAGCACCATTCACAGCTGTGCCAGCTCAAAGGCAGGAAAGTGAAGTGGGTCATCTTTTCAGCCCAACTGCCACTAAGAATGAATGCCTTTCTTCTTGATGCCTGTCAGATTCCTATAGGATAGGGGCATACTCCCAAAAAAGGTGCAGGagctgggaaaaagaaaaggggagatgCTTTCCTCACTTACCTGCTTGTTTAAACACTTCCTTTGAAGTCAACCTGACCACATTATATAGAGTTCGTTATAAAGGGAAGTTGCCTGTATCAGTGGGTATTGAACTTTTGATCATgagtcattatttatttgttaacttgGCAAAGGGCAAAACATACATActccttattatttttaaagaactcagTAGTTAATGAGTTCTTAAAATGGGAACATCAAAGGTAGGAAGTAGGTTGGGCAggttttctctttaaaagaatATCTAGAAGAATGCCTTTAATTGTTGCTTGTGCTTTCTGTGATATGTAacccagttttctttctttcttggaattagtctgtttttgaaaataaaatgtgaaacacGGTATTGGTTGGGTGTGAACCTGGAATAGAGAAAAATATCCAGTTAAGTATATTAATGAACTAATTATACGGAAGCGATTGCCTTGTTGGTTACCATTGTGgttgtgtttaaatttttttttgaaagcaatGGGGATGTGGCATTAAAAAGGAACCTTTTAACTACCTATGTGAGGACATAAGTCTAATACCCTCTGTATAAGGAGGCACACCAGAAGTGTTTTTTAGTAAGATTAGAATGATTAGGTAAATAATTAAAAGttgattgagaaaataaaaaattggggaTATCTTATATAgtaatttgggggttttgttttttaatttgatgtatttGGTTTTTGTCTGttaaaaattttgcaaaaataattcAACAATGTATGTGTGAACAACTTTTCCATCCTTCCTAAGGGAACATTTTCCTTCCTGCTGCCAGTTCTCTTTCTTAGAAAATAGGACTCATAAAAATCATCAAACTGGCCAGGCGCAAtagcccacgcctgtaatcccagtggtttgggaggcttaaacaagaggattgcaggttcaaagccagcctcagtgagagcgaggcgctaagtaactcagtgagaccctgtctctaaacaaaatacaaaatagggctggagatgtggctcagtggttgagtgttcctaaGTTAAATCCCTTGTAtgccccccacaccaaaaaaaagaaatagttaaaCTGAAGAAAGGCTACTCTGATAGGAATATAAGCTGCAAAATTTAAATCCCCCTTTCCTAATGGGCACAGTGATGTCCACCTGTAGTCCCAACTGCTTAGGAAGCTGGGGCAGGTAGATCACTTGAATCCGGGAGTtaaaggccagcttgggcaacatagtgagaccctgtctcaaaacaaaaagtcctCCTCTTTCCATAAAGAGGCCCTAGTTACAAGCATGAGGCTAACAGCATGAGACTGAGTTTATTCCTTGATAGTTATGCTGGGGTAACCTGACAGGAAGGACTCAGAATTAGGGTGTGTGGGAACAACCATTATGGCCATCCTGTATCAGAGTCTCCACTGGACAATTAGTGAAGCATATGGGGCTCTAAGTATATGGGCTAGTGCCCAGGGCTTCCTCTGCTCCAGCAGATTTGCTGCTTCTTGAACATGTTTGTCTTCTGCACTGGCCATATTTGAGTATGTCACACTCTTGTTTGGTTGTATACTGACCTCAGTGTGGCCTCTCTTTTCCTCAGACTGGGATCAGATTCAGACAATAGACTCCTTGCTCAGGAAAGGTGGCTTTAAGGCTCCAATTACCAGTGAATTCAGAAAAACGATCAAACTCACCAGGTAAGCCAATATCTTATTTTCCTTGCCATTTTCATGTAGTGGGGGTCGGGTAGAAGATACTTTTggtggaaaggggaagaaaaaagtgTTTTCTGCTAATATCCCTAAACCAAAGATGAATGAGTGAGGTTGATGCTCTCGGGAAGCAGTAGCAATAAAGACAGAGACTCCTCCAGCATTCTGTGTGTCTCTGTAGCTAAGCTGATTGTGGGGTTGGGAAATAGTTCAGGCTCAAGCAAGTTGAGGGTATCTGTTTGGTCCCACATGGTTGGGAGGCTGAAGTTAGGAGAGAAGGCTCCCAGTGTATAGTAGTCCAAGGCCAGCTGAGGGGTTACTTCTTATCCACTCATGCAGTCAGATGGCTGGGGATGCAAAAGAGTCAGAAACGCTTTTCACAAAGAGTTAAAAGGATGCCCCTTTTGGGAACAGTATTTCTATGTACTTCTGCGGGGAGGCTGCCTAGTTTAGAATGCATGTCTTGGGGTCTGAATCCCAGCTCAAccacttactagctatgtgacctgGGCCAGTTATTCCACCTCTCTCAGCCTGTTTCCTGTCTGTAAGATGTGAATGATAATTCTGTAGGATTGTTTTAGGATGTGGTAAGGTAATGTATGGAGAATTTCTAGCCCAGGGTCAGGCAACATTATAGGTGATCAATAGATGTCAGTTCTCTTCCCGTCCTTATTGTAATTGGAAGCACTGACAGGTTTAGCGTCTAAGGGCCTCTGTTGGGCCCCTAATTTGTATAATGCTGAATAATCATGCTAGCCTCACAGGTTTGGAAGATAACCCAgagtttttttaaatgccttgGATTCCagaaattaaggggctgggggcatagctcagtggtagagcacatgcttagcatgtgcaaggccctgggttcaatccccagcaccaaaaaataaaaataaataaatttaaaaaaaaaaaacactcttcaAATACAAagcattattactattattattacaatttatTTGAACAGCCATTTCCCTGTCAAAATTCAGGAATAATCACCTTGCAGTGGAGGAGTGATTACAGTGGGAAAGAGATGGCTCTGGGTAAGGATTGTCACACCCAGCTCCTGTGGTCTGTAGTAGGCTCCATAGGTTTGTAACACCCCATGCTTCGCATCTTGACTCATGGCTCTTTCCAGAGCAAAGCCAAAGTGCTATGAATTCTGTTCTGATAACCCTGTGATATGGCATATTCATCTGGGGATTGAGACCTGTCCCATATAGCCCAAGGATCCTTTAATCTGCTTCACCAGAATTTGACCCAGAATTAGGTAATTGTGCCCCTTTTAGTTATAACTTGTTTGTTGCTCTTCTGCAAATTGAGGTTGCACTTCTGTCCAATTGATCTCATTTTAACATGAAAGTAGATATGCAGTTTACACTGGATTTTGGTGCAGCCGTCTTCCAATCTACCACCCATGTAATTTGATCTTGAAATTCTTCATTCAGACCCCAGCAGCAAATTGCTTACAAGCAGCCTGATGATAAGCTTATGTAGCGTTTAAAGGTGGGATGTGCTGAAGTACATTCTCAGGGGTGAATTGTGATTGTGCTTTTTCATCTTGTTCATTTGTAATAACAACATTGTTTTCTTGTGCCGTCTTTCATTTTCTGTAAGTAAGATTGCTCTTGgtcttccattttattctttcaaaatgtgGAATAAGCTTTTGGTTTTCTCTGCTGAGTGATTTTACAAAAGGAGTTGTTTAGAGTTCCTAATACCCTTGCCTGTTTCCTTATACAGGTACCGAAGTGAGAAGGTGACAATCAGTTACGCAGAGTATATTGCTTCTCGACAGCACTGTTTCCAGAATGGCACTCTTCATGCCCCGCCCCTCTACAATCATTACTCCTGACACACGGCTGCATGACCAGTCCCACCCCCCTGTGGCCACCAATGGCTATGACATCATTGGAGCAGATGCCTCCTCTTCCTGGTCCAGTTACTTCTATTACTGCACCATTTTATGATGCTAGCTTCCGTTGCCAAGTCTGCCCCCCACTGACTGAGGGGGTGTGGGGTTAATTGAATGAAACAGAACTTGAGGGGCCCAAGCCTTATCTCAGCCTTTCCTCAATATGGGGTTCCGTTGGATTGGGGCTCCTCCATGACTAGTGAAAATTACTGTGTGGGTTCAGAAGACCCTGGTCTGGTGATTTGCCGCATGTGTTATTGGTCACACCCTGGAAGTCGGAATTGATGATCCATGGAGGCTtaccccacacacacccccacagcCTCCCCAGATCAATAGGTGTATTCCCCTGGCAGTCTGGGCAACGGAGACCAACAAGAAACATTTTTAGgttgttttaaattcctttttttaaacttccaGTTTATTGCATACCAAGAGTTGATCACAACCTCCATGCTTCGTAAGTGGACGCCATATTAGGGTTGAGCATGGGCACCACGAGTCCTTTGAGGCTCCTGGATAGAGACCCATATCAAGATCGGAAGCCCTTTGGATGGCGTTGCAGATCCCATTGCTCAATAAGTCGTGAAGGTTTTAATTCTCATCCCACTCTCAGTTGGATTTTCCGGCACTCTCCCTGCATCAAGTCTGCTGGTATTGAACAGAGCTCTGTGATGTAGCCTGCTGAGGAATGGAGTGGAGATGTCCCTGGAGGTCCCGGTGTCATCACTTCGTGCAGGCATGAAAGGAGAGACCTCTTCCTCACCACCTGGCTACCTCACTCCTCTATTGGTAGCAGTGCCTACACAGCTGGATGTAGGTTCTTGGAAGCATAGATGTGCAAACAGGCAATGGGTTTGGGGCTGTCAGAGGGCACATTGTCATAGGAGAGAATCCAGGGTCTCTGAGTGGTTTTCTTTTCAGGCAGACATCCCGAGGGACTTTTAAGCAGTGGAGTTCCTTTTTCTAGTTTGCCTGAAGTGGGAAGACTGTTGGTGTTTCAGTCCTTTATAGGACTCTAGAACAAAGCTGTGTAATTAAACAAGGTGAATCTTTAATCTTGCCTACTATGGGAATCTTCAACCCAGGAGGGCAAATTTCCAAACCACTCATTTTTTTCTGGGTCATTTAAACTTCCATGTGACATTTCCCTTTCCTATTGCTGATTTTCAAATAGCCATCAGCAAGTTTTCCTCCCCCTTGC
This region includes:
- the Ammecr1l gene encoding AMMECR1-like protein — protein: MGKRRCVPPLEPKLAAGCCGVKKPKLSGSGTHSHGNQSTTVPGSSSGPLQNHQHVDSSSGRENVSDLTLGPGNSPITRMNPASGALSPLPRPNGTANTTKNLVVTAEMCCYCFDVLYCHLYGFPQPRLPRFTNDPYPLFVTWKTGRDKRLRGCIGTFSAMNLHSGLREYTLTSALKDSRFPPLTREELPKLFCSVSLLTNFEDASDYLDWEVGVHGIRIEFINEKGVKRTATYLPEVAKEQDWDQIQTIDSLLRKGGFKAPITSEFRKTIKLTRYRSEKVTISYAEYIASRQHCFQNGTLHAPPLYNHYS